The DNA region CACCCAAGTTTCGACAGTTACTATTTTATGAATCTCTTAGTGAGTTCCAAGAACTGCTTGACTGGTAATGGTTTGGTTAATACATCCGCCAGGTTGTCCTCCGTTTGCACGTATTCCACACTTAATCTCATTTGTTCCACTTCGTCTCTGAGTCTCCGGCTTCTGGCTCCGAAAAATTTATTTCGAAACTTCTTGTCGTCGTCCGATTTCATCAATGCTATAGTAGGTTGACTATCGGTGACGATGACAATTTCCAGATCTGAACTAGTTACTGCTTTCACTAACTCTTGTATATCTCTTAGGATAGGAATTGCTCCTGTTATTCCATAGATCTCTGCCTCCGTTGACGAAGTACAAGTCAATTTTATTTTGCTTGACTTTCCCCCGATGATGTTGCCGTTCAGCTTAATTAGGTAACCACCTTGTGATTTGAACCCTGGCTGACCAGCAAATGAAGCATCTGTTATGGCTGACAGAACATTATGATCATTGTCTTTATGTTTATGCCATATGAGCTGTTGTTCTCGAGTATTCCACAGAAATTGAATAAGTTGATGGGTCAACTGCCTCACTTGTTTAGA from Torulaspora globosa chromosome 3, complete sequence includes:
- a CDS encoding Ty1/Copia family ribonuclease HI — its product is MNKIEYDKQVLWMQKVIGLASYVAQKYRYDILYYVNVLAQHTLFLSKQVRQLTHQLIQFLWNTREQQLIWHKHKDNDHNVLSAITDASFAGQPGFKSQGGYLIKLNGNIIGGKSSKIKLTCTSSTEAEIYGITGAIPILRDIQELVKAVTSSDLEIVIVTDSQPTIALMKSDDDKKFRNKFFGARSRRLRDEVEQMRLSVEYVQTEDNLADVLTKPLPVKQFLELTKRFIK